The Micromonospora sp. NBC_01740 genome includes a window with the following:
- a CDS encoding transposase, translating to MGRRYELSDVEWEALSRYLPSAVTGGRPRADDRRVLNGIVWKIRAGAAWRDVPARYGSWQSIYTRFRRWPSTTPGRRIVVRSAPNAAAAAASQPDF from the coding sequence GTGGGTCGTCGCTACGAGTTGTCTGACGTCGAGTGGGAAGCGCTGTCGCGGTACCTGCCGTCGGCGGTGACCGGTGGTCGGCCTCGGGCCGATGACCGGCGGGTGCTCAACGGAATCGTGTGGAAGATTCGGGCCGGGGCGGCGTGGCGGGATGTGCCCGCCCGGTACGGGTCCTGGCAGTCGATCTACACCCGTTTCCGCAGGTGGCCGAGCACGACACCGGGACGCAGGATTGTTGTCCGGTCCGCTCCGAACGCCGCGGCTGCTGCTGCCTCGCAGCCGGACTTCTGA
- a CDS encoding McrC family protein, with amino-acid sequence MEVIEYRPTKLTLEQGDLDYLLSLVRSATGDRSDARVLHAITPTHTAGVYEVTPGPYVGRLGLPSGRWIDFRSRFPFEDVIELIRRSARHPIRADKLPVDAHAETFLTEAIALAFARELESLVGHGLAKGYERIRHHRPPYPGRLDTAYHLGRLAARPDRLVTVGRHLTANVPVNQAVAVALDTLTRVPLAREVSTRLARLVPAFVRVTRAPVRAGDIGRITLTNLTRRYQQALALAEAILRSQSLAPRSTGLAGGSLLFFMPKVWELYVSRWLAEQWPEHRIVAPHRFQLTNDGQTAEADATVWSGEVLVALYDAKYKWPGPTPDRSDIYQMVTYCERLGLQHSTLVYPVATPKLTVNVGSKAVHVLGVAPSYTPLAPVNDAVETAGS; translated from the coding sequence GTGGAGGTTATCGAGTATCGCCCAACCAAGCTAACTCTCGAACAGGGCGACCTCGACTACCTTCTCAGCCTGGTCCGCTCCGCTACAGGCGACCGGTCCGATGCCCGTGTGCTTCACGCGATTACGCCTACCCACACGGCCGGCGTTTATGAAGTCACACCAGGACCATACGTCGGACGTCTTGGATTGCCCTCTGGCCGCTGGATCGACTTCCGCAGCCGGTTTCCATTCGAGGACGTGATAGAACTCATCCGCCGATCAGCCCGGCATCCGATCCGAGCAGACAAACTGCCCGTCGACGCCCACGCTGAGACCTTCCTGACCGAGGCCATCGCCCTGGCCTTCGCCCGCGAACTCGAATCCCTCGTCGGGCATGGCCTTGCGAAGGGCTACGAGCGGATCCGACACCACCGGCCTCCCTACCCAGGACGCCTCGATACCGCGTACCACCTTGGGCGTCTCGCCGCCCGGCCAGACCGGCTCGTCACCGTGGGCCGACACCTGACCGCTAACGTCCCCGTCAACCAGGCCGTCGCGGTCGCACTAGACACACTCACTCGGGTTCCCCTGGCCCGAGAGGTCAGTACTCGCCTTGCCCGATTGGTGCCCGCGTTCGTCCGTGTGACCCGCGCACCGGTACGCGCCGGGGATATCGGGCGCATTACGCTCACCAACCTCACGCGCCGCTACCAGCAGGCACTTGCACTCGCCGAGGCCATCCTGCGGTCTCAATCTCTGGCGCCACGTTCGACCGGCCTCGCCGGCGGCTCACTACTGTTCTTCATGCCAAAGGTGTGGGAGTTGTACGTTAGTCGATGGCTTGCCGAGCAGTGGCCCGAGCATCGAATCGTCGCCCCTCACCGGTTCCAACTGACGAATGATGGCCAGACTGCCGAAGCCGACGCCACCGTCTGGTCCGGTGAAGTGCTTGTCGCCCTATATGACGCCAAGTACAAGTGGCCCGGCCCAACTCCCGATCGCAGCGACATCTACCAGATGGTCACCTACTGCGAGCGACTGGGCCTCCAACACAGCACACTTGTCTACCCCGTTGCGACCCCCAAACTGACCGTTAATGTCGGTAGCAAGGCCGTTCATGTGCTCGGCGTAGCGCCTAGCTACACACCCCTTGCGCCTGTAAACGACGCGGTCGAAACAGCAGGGAGTTGA
- a CDS encoding GlxA family transcriptional regulator: protein MARVVFLLVPQLHLLDLAGPAQVFSTAADLGYDYRLHYVADREVVPTVQGVPLVAGLRWPELTRDDLVVVPGWRLHAHGPQGPVGPDDLRRLADHHAGGGTVASVCAGAYALGRAGLLDGRRCTTHHDVQDELARRFPSARVVRDVLYVVDERVVTSAGIASGIDVALHLVATRHGPAVAARIARSLVLHSRRNGHEPQAGAMLRHRSHLSDAVHRVQDLIDRRFAEPLPLADLAAVGGVAERTLTRLFRRATGLTPLGYQQLLRVERAEHLIGHGATVEGAARTVGFTDARMLRRLRARATRDRSAPAGSSRPGTGTRPAATRAG from the coding sequence ATGGCCCGGGTCGTCTTCCTGCTCGTCCCGCAGCTGCACCTGCTGGACCTCGCCGGCCCGGCCCAGGTCTTCTCCACCGCCGCCGACCTCGGGTACGACTACCGGCTGCACTACGTCGCCGACCGGGAGGTCGTGCCGACCGTGCAGGGCGTACCGCTGGTGGCCGGGCTCCGGTGGCCCGAGCTGACCCGCGACGACCTGGTGGTCGTACCCGGATGGCGGCTGCACGCGCACGGACCGCAGGGGCCGGTCGGGCCGGACGACCTACGGCGGCTGGCCGACCACCACGCCGGCGGCGGCACCGTCGCCAGCGTCTGCGCCGGCGCGTACGCCCTCGGCCGGGCCGGCCTGCTCGACGGACGCCGCTGCACCACCCACCACGACGTGCAGGACGAGCTGGCCCGCCGGTTCCCGTCGGCGCGGGTGGTCCGCGACGTGCTCTACGTGGTCGACGAGCGGGTGGTGACCTCCGCCGGCATCGCCAGCGGCATCGACGTGGCACTGCACCTGGTGGCCACCCGGCACGGGCCGGCGGTGGCGGCCCGGATCGCCCGCTCCCTGGTCCTGCACTCCCGGCGCAACGGTCACGAGCCGCAGGCCGGCGCCATGTTGCGGCACCGGTCCCACCTCTCCGACGCCGTGCACCGGGTGCAGGACCTGATCGACCGCCGGTTCGCCGAGCCGCTGCCGCTGGCCGACCTCGCCGCCGTCGGCGGGGTGGCCGAGCGGACGCTGACCCGACTGTTCCGGCGGGCCACCGGGCTGACCCCGCTCGGCTACCAGCAGCTGCTGCGGGTGGAACGCGCCGAGCACCTCATCGGGCACGGAGCCACCGTGGAGGGGGCCGCCCGTACCGTCGGCTTCACCGATGCCCGGATGCTGCGCCGGCTGCGGGCCCGTGCCACCCGCGATCGAAGCGCCCCGGCCGGTAGTAGTCGTCCCGGGACTGGAACTCGACCGGCAGCGACCCGGGCAGGGTGA
- a CDS encoding response regulator transcription factor: protein MGADAVAGVTAGRPVGVAIVDDHPVVIEGVRVWLAAEPRLRVLATGDDPDAVLRAAPDADVVLLDLRLHGRMALDKLAELSAAGRRVVVYSEHTDPQTILAALDAGAVAFLAKHEGREHCVATVLAAASDRPYVPPALAGAIVGDPRPDRPALSDKEREALLLWFQSMSKASVARRMRISEHTVKQYVDRARIKYTRAGRPAATKAALLARAIEDGLVRPEEIGIYRSQASYDRPTP from the coding sequence ATGGGCGCAGACGCGGTGGCGGGGGTGACCGCCGGTCGGCCGGTCGGCGTGGCGATCGTCGACGATCACCCGGTCGTCATCGAGGGGGTCCGCGTCTGGCTGGCCGCCGAGCCCCGGCTGCGGGTCCTGGCGACCGGCGACGACCCGGACGCGGTGCTGCGGGCCGCCCCCGACGCCGACGTGGTCCTGCTCGACCTGCGGCTGCACGGGCGGATGGCCCTGGACAAGCTCGCCGAGCTGAGCGCGGCCGGCCGGCGGGTTGTGGTCTACTCGGAGCACACCGACCCGCAGACGATCCTCGCCGCCCTGGACGCCGGGGCGGTCGCGTTCCTGGCCAAGCACGAGGGGCGGGAACACTGCGTGGCCACCGTGCTGGCCGCCGCCAGCGACCGCCCGTACGTGCCGCCGGCGCTCGCCGGGGCGATCGTGGGTGACCCCCGCCCGGACCGGCCCGCCCTGTCCGACAAGGAACGCGAGGCGTTGCTGCTGTGGTTCCAGTCGATGTCGAAGGCGTCGGTGGCGCGTCGGATGCGGATCAGCGAGCACACCGTGAAGCAGTACGTCGACCGGGCGCGGATCAAGTACACCCGAGCGGGGCGGCCGGCCGCCACCAAGGCGGCACTGCTCGCCCGGGCGATCGAGGACGGCCTAGTCCGGCCGGAGGAGATCGGCATCTATCGGTCACAGGCTTCCTACGACCGGCCGACCCCCTAA
- a CDS encoding DUF7507 domain-containing protein, producing MSRTSITNGPARLCARLAAFAMLAGALLLGGSPALAAETININPGNVPTTAAQATQNCDPNLGGGPFANEDVWVFNLPGNQQTSGDFLSITATFSTPGGAVTRTIPTDPNSAIVNNLGTSKAWIRLPAGWTLTGASAVISGTADFFVLTHTCAASSPEVNPRLTLTKTGTPASGLQAGDEVTYTYTVTNQSTGTVNPITGITVNDNTVTGITCQATSLAPGASTTCTGTYTITATDVTNGKVVNTAQAIGSFGQQQVPSNNASFTVTTVNVKLGLTKTGTPTSGLQAGDKVTYTYTVTNQSTGTVNPITGITVNDNTVTGITCQATSLAPGASTTCTGTYTVTKADVANGKIVNIAQANGSFSERPVTSNEATFTVTTQEAQASLSIDKKARVESDCRDKCEKDGFAAKGDKIFYTYRVANTGTVTITNVAVIDPTAGPVVCNNTTLAPGTSTDCHAVNPHVVTAADVKKGKVVNTARATGKFGSQTVTSDPVTVTVCIRHGKYDPRKHDKDKGGWDKDKDGKPHLPVTGVSSTQALSLGGGLLAAGALMVGASRLRRRETQA from the coding sequence ATGAGCAGAACCTCTATCACGAACGGACCCGCCCGCCTCTGCGCCCGGCTGGCCGCCTTCGCGATGCTGGCCGGTGCCCTGCTGCTGGGCGGCTCGCCGGCCCTGGCGGCGGAGACCATCAACATCAATCCAGGCAACGTGCCGACGACGGCGGCCCAGGCCACTCAGAACTGCGACCCCAACCTGGGCGGCGGGCCCTTCGCCAACGAGGACGTCTGGGTGTTCAACCTGCCGGGCAACCAGCAGACCAGCGGCGATTTCCTGTCGATCACGGCGACGTTCAGCACGCCTGGCGGCGCCGTCACCCGGACGATCCCGACAGACCCCAACAGCGCCATCGTCAACAACTTGGGCACCAGCAAGGCCTGGATCAGGCTCCCGGCTGGTTGGACGTTGACCGGCGCCTCGGCGGTCATTTCCGGCACCGCCGACTTCTTCGTGCTCACCCACACGTGCGCCGCTTCGAGCCCCGAGGTGAACCCGAGGCTGACCCTGACCAAGACCGGCACACCGGCCAGCGGTCTCCAGGCCGGCGACGAGGTCACCTACACGTACACGGTGACGAACCAGAGCACCGGCACGGTCAACCCGATCACCGGCATCACCGTCAACGACAACACGGTCACCGGCATCACCTGCCAGGCCACCTCGCTGGCGCCGGGGGCGAGCACCACCTGCACCGGCACGTACACCATCACAGCGACCGACGTGACCAACGGCAAGGTCGTGAACACCGCCCAGGCGATCGGATCCTTCGGCCAGCAGCAGGTGCCGTCCAACAATGCCTCGTTCACCGTCACGACCGTGAACGTGAAGCTGGGGCTGACCAAGACCGGCACACCGACCAGCGGTCTCCAGGCCGGTGACAAGGTCACCTACACGTACACGGTGACGAACCAGAGCACCGGCACGGTCAACCCGATCACCGGCATCACCGTCAACGACAACACGGTCACCGGCATCACCTGCCAGGCCACCTCGCTCGCGCCGGGGGCCAGCACCACCTGCACCGGCACGTACACCGTCACCAAGGCCGACGTGGCCAACGGCAAGATCGTCAACATCGCCCAGGCGAACGGCTCGTTCAGCGAGCGGCCGGTGACGTCCAACGAGGCCACCTTCACCGTGACCACCCAGGAGGCGCAGGCCAGCCTGTCGATCGACAAGAAGGCCCGGGTCGAGTCGGACTGCCGCGACAAGTGCGAGAAGGACGGCTTCGCGGCCAAGGGCGACAAGATCTTCTACACCTACCGGGTGGCCAACACCGGCACCGTCACCATCACCAACGTCGCGGTCATCGACCCGACCGCCGGACCGGTGGTCTGCAACAACACCACCCTGGCACCGGGCACGAGCACCGACTGCCACGCCGTCAACCCGCACGTGGTGACCGCGGCTGACGTCAAGAAGGGCAAGGTGGTCAACACCGCCCGGGCGACCGGCAAGTTCGGCAGCCAGACCGTGACCTCCGACCCGGTCACCGTCACCGTCTGCATCCGGCACGGCAAGTACGACCCCCGCAAGCACGACAAGGACAAGGGCGGCTGGGACAAGGACAAGGACGGCAAGCCCCACCTGCCGGTCACCGGCGTCAGCTCCACCCAGGCCCTCTCGCTGGGCGGCGGCCTGCTGGCCGCGGGCGCTCTCATGGTCGGCGCCAGCCGGCTGCGCCGCAGGGAGACTCAGGCCTGA
- a CDS encoding MrcB family domain-containing protein: MTTADSNQDQRQLSGLLEEILLLQSGWSSANTPEMQRRGVLVRQEGAALVRVQLEALFKQPPFDLEVEGRDGTGLKTRVPWIRVYSKSRSPRATDGWYVVFLFAFDGSAVYLSLNQGTTVPGQFTMRPPEQLYDRVHWARTALAGGRYDLSGLLPKIDLADEGLGRGYERGNVFAICYDRDSLSSGARLGADLKRMVELLKVLYEASGEPMWPVQGAKVNSTVPRPPLSDVPAFIAWVRQVYGPTLVSSRQAAEQQARELLNELSGKMSAEQALALGELFNTGEWGGVLRHNRFSPAFVGAAMQRLIDPLDKFNDWTDRIWRRSEVEALQYVDEILRDTQTLPGAGRSYPTMLMYLRDPARYAMWLQITHRGLVALQRLSEPKNRGGGSERYLRYCEAALNFAKEFNLQPQEIDAILAEAARAADEESTSPAAEIASLVADTVVEPEDAVQADRHEYPLADVAAATYLPQEQLEEWVAMLRGKKRQALFYGPPGTGKTFVAEQLARHLAGAAGEVETVQFHPSFSYEDFLEGLRPEPKTDGGGVSYGVRPGVFKLFCDRARDKDGTYVFIIDEINRAELGAVLGELMLLLEYRGRRLVLPYSQEKFSVPDNVVVLATMNTADRSLALVDFALRRRFHAFEMRPSKRVLESHLVVADRGEHADLVLKFFDVVQEGVDNVDFSPGHSYWMGEDGTAQGLYRVWRYELLPYLAEYWFEHRSYLDKLDGQVTKLLSEEA; the protein is encoded by the coding sequence GTGACTACGGCCGATAGCAACCAGGATCAGCGCCAGCTCAGTGGTCTGCTTGAAGAGATCTTGCTACTTCAGTCGGGCTGGTCGAGTGCGAACACTCCGGAGATGCAGCGCCGGGGTGTGCTTGTGCGGCAGGAGGGGGCGGCACTGGTTCGAGTGCAGCTCGAAGCTCTTTTCAAGCAACCTCCCTTCGACCTAGAGGTTGAGGGGCGAGACGGCACGGGGTTGAAGACTCGGGTGCCCTGGATACGGGTGTATTCAAAGTCGCGCTCGCCGAGAGCCACTGATGGCTGGTACGTCGTCTTCCTGTTCGCGTTTGATGGTTCTGCGGTCTACCTCTCGCTCAACCAGGGCACGACGGTGCCGGGCCAGTTCACGATGCGGCCTCCCGAGCAGCTTTACGACCGTGTTCACTGGGCGCGTACAGCGCTCGCGGGCGGCCGGTACGACCTGTCGGGGCTGCTTCCGAAGATCGATCTTGCGGATGAGGGCCTGGGTCGCGGGTATGAGCGGGGAAATGTCTTCGCGATATGTTACGACCGAGACAGCCTCTCAAGCGGGGCGAGGCTGGGCGCAGACCTGAAGCGGATGGTCGAGCTTCTGAAGGTCTTGTACGAGGCGTCGGGGGAGCCGATGTGGCCGGTGCAGGGTGCAAAGGTGAACTCGACCGTTCCACGACCTCCGCTCAGTGACGTGCCGGCCTTCATCGCATGGGTCCGGCAGGTCTACGGCCCGACCCTGGTCAGCTCGCGCCAGGCAGCTGAGCAGCAGGCTCGTGAGCTCTTGAACGAGCTCAGCGGCAAAATGAGCGCCGAGCAAGCGCTGGCGTTGGGTGAGCTGTTCAACACAGGCGAGTGGGGCGGGGTCCTCCGCCACAACCGTTTCAGCCCCGCGTTTGTTGGCGCCGCCATGCAGCGACTCATCGATCCCCTCGACAAGTTCAACGACTGGACCGATCGCATATGGCGACGGTCGGAAGTCGAGGCACTCCAGTACGTCGACGAGATTCTTCGGGATACCCAAACCCTCCCGGGTGCCGGCCGTTCGTACCCAACGATGCTGATGTATCTCCGAGATCCAGCCCGATACGCCATGTGGCTACAGATCACCCATCGAGGGCTCGTCGCACTTCAACGCTTGAGTGAGCCAAAGAACAGGGGTGGCGGGTCCGAACGGTATCTCCGCTACTGCGAGGCGGCGCTGAACTTCGCCAAGGAGTTCAACCTGCAGCCCCAAGAGATCGACGCCATCTTGGCGGAGGCAGCACGGGCTGCGGACGAGGAATCGACGAGTCCCGCTGCAGAGATCGCATCGCTGGTTGCCGATACGGTGGTTGAGCCTGAGGACGCGGTACAGGCAGATCGACACGAGTATCCCCTTGCTGACGTTGCAGCCGCAACGTACCTACCCCAAGAACAGCTTGAGGAGTGGGTCGCCATGCTTCGAGGGAAGAAGCGGCAGGCACTCTTTTACGGTCCGCCCGGCACCGGCAAGACGTTCGTCGCCGAACAGCTCGCACGCCACCTCGCAGGAGCCGCCGGTGAGGTGGAGACTGTCCAGTTCCACCCCTCCTTCTCGTACGAAGACTTCCTTGAAGGGCTACGACCTGAGCCTAAGACCGACGGTGGAGGGGTGAGCTATGGGGTTCGGCCCGGCGTGTTCAAGCTCTTCTGTGATCGAGCTCGTGACAAGGACGGCACCTACGTCTTCATTATCGACGAGATCAACCGGGCCGAGCTCGGTGCCGTCCTAGGCGAACTGATGCTCCTCCTCGAGTACCGCGGCAGGCGGTTGGTGCTGCCCTACTCGCAGGAGAAGTTCTCTGTCCCGGACAACGTCGTCGTGCTAGCAACGATGAACACCGCCGACAGAAGCCTGGCGCTCGTCGACTTCGCCCTCCGTCGACGCTTCCACGCCTTCGAGATGCGCCCCAGCAAGCGCGTATTGGAAAGCCACCTCGTAGTCGCAGACAGGGGCGAGCATGCAGACCTGGTGCTGAAGTTCTTCGACGTCGTTCAGGAAGGAGTGGACAACGTCGATTTCTCGCCAGGCCACTCCTACTGGATGGGCGAGGACGGGACTGCACAGGGCTTGTATCGCGTGTGGCGCTACGAGCTACTTCCCTACCTGGCTGAGTACTGGTTTGAGCACCGCTCATACCTCGACAAGCTCGACGGGCAGGTAACGAAACTCCTGTCCGAGGAGGCGTGA
- a CDS encoding isochorismatase family protein yields the protein MSRAALVVIDVQESFRRRPSWAYASNPDIVGRVDRLVAAARGRGDLVVWVLHAEPGTGGVFDPANGHVRLIEGLSPAPGEPTLVKTSHNAFTTTNLQQVLTTAGVREITVCGIRTEQCVETTARVGCDLGYEVTFVTDATVTFPTPHRDLPATATPEEILADPRTLSSEEMTARTEYALAGRFATIRSVAELTGAAPAGARA from the coding sequence ATGAGCAGAGCAGCACTCGTCGTCATCGACGTGCAGGAGTCCTTCCGCCGCCGCCCCAGCTGGGCGTACGCCTCCAACCCCGACATCGTCGGCCGGGTCGACCGGCTCGTCGCCGCCGCCCGGGGACGCGGCGACCTGGTCGTCTGGGTCCTGCACGCCGAGCCGGGCACCGGCGGGGTCTTCGACCCGGCCAACGGGCACGTCCGCCTGATCGAGGGGCTCTCGCCCGCCCCGGGGGAACCCACGCTGGTGAAGACGTCGCACAACGCCTTCACCACCACCAACCTCCAGCAGGTGCTGACGACGGCGGGCGTCCGCGAGATCACCGTCTGCGGCATCCGTACGGAGCAGTGCGTCGAGACCACCGCCCGGGTCGGCTGCGATCTCGGCTATGAGGTGACCTTCGTGACGGACGCGACGGTCACCTTCCCGACCCCGCACCGGGACCTGCCGGCCACGGCCACGCCGGAGGAGATCCTCGCCGACCCGCGCACCCTGTCGAGCGAGGAGATGACCGCCCGCACCGAGTACGCCCTCGCCGGCCGCTTCGCCACCATCCGCAGCGTGGCGGAACTGACCGGCGCGGCCCCGGCCGGCGCGCGGGCCTGA
- a CDS encoding sensor histidine kinase codes for MPAVAAPTTSPTALDNPAGGAFTLIFTRLPALLRLACGLAGAVVALSVRSAPVEPALLFPAVAALTAWSVWYAFRALRHGIGRPMVLGDVALTAAACLAMPVLVAPEVLPGEVSWIAVLASTTVLNAQANASIGWSVPAGLLVTAAYATGAHAAGQPDEAVAHAVTLLVQTACGALITAIMRRRIGRADDAFVAHQRLTRESLVARTARDAERRQNRDLHDTVLATLTMVGLGAVAGPSAALRERCAADLRTLTALADARSTPAAGRVPLDERLRAVRARLPELPVTTELAPCVVPAPVAEALAESTYAALSNVVRHAPGASAALRLSRVADTVVVELADDGPGFDPAAVPAHRYGLRESVSGRMSSVGGRAQIDSRPGAGTRIRLEWSGVD; via the coding sequence ATGCCGGCCGTTGCCGCCCCGACCACGTCGCCGACCGCGCTGGACAACCCGGCCGGTGGCGCGTTCACCCTCATCTTCACCCGCCTGCCGGCGTTGCTGCGCCTGGCCTGCGGCCTGGCCGGCGCGGTGGTCGCCCTGTCGGTGCGCAGTGCGCCCGTCGAACCGGCGCTGCTGTTTCCGGCCGTCGCTGCCCTGACCGCCTGGTCGGTCTGGTACGCGTTCCGCGCGCTGCGCCACGGCATCGGCCGCCCGATGGTGCTTGGCGACGTGGCGCTGACCGCCGCCGCCTGCCTGGCGATGCCGGTGCTGGTCGCCCCGGAGGTGCTCCCCGGCGAGGTGAGCTGGATCGCGGTGCTGGCCAGCACCACCGTCCTCAACGCGCAGGCCAACGCCTCCATCGGGTGGTCGGTTCCGGCCGGGCTGCTGGTGACGGCGGCGTACGCGACCGGCGCGCACGCCGCTGGCCAGCCCGACGAGGCCGTCGCGCACGCGGTGACGCTGCTGGTGCAGACGGCCTGCGGCGCGCTGATCACCGCCATCATGCGGCGGCGGATCGGTCGGGCCGACGACGCCTTCGTGGCGCACCAGCGGCTCACCCGGGAGTCGCTGGTCGCCCGGACCGCGCGGGACGCGGAGCGGCGGCAGAACCGGGACCTGCACGACACGGTGCTGGCCACGCTGACCATGGTGGGGCTGGGCGCGGTCGCCGGCCCGTCCGCCGCGCTGCGCGAGCGGTGCGCCGCCGACCTGCGTACCCTCACCGCGCTGGCCGACGCGCGGTCGACTCCCGCCGCGGGTCGGGTGCCGCTGGACGAGCGGCTGCGGGCGGTGCGCGCCCGGCTGCCGGAACTGCCGGTCACCACCGAGCTGGCGCCGTGCGTCGTGCCCGCCCCGGTCGCGGAGGCACTCGCGGAGAGCACGTACGCGGCGCTGTCCAACGTGGTCCGGCACGCGCCGGGCGCGTCCGCCGCGCTGCGGCTGAGCCGGGTCGCCGACACCGTCGTGGTCGAGCTCGCCGACGACGGTCCGGGTTTCGACCCGGCGGCCGTTCCCGCGCACCGGTACGGGCTACGCGAGTCGGTAAGTGGCCGGATGTCCTCCGTCGGTGGGCGCGCCCAGATCGACTCGCGCCCCGGCGCCGGTACCCGGATCCGATTGGAGTGGTCCGGTGTCGACTGA
- a CDS encoding superoxide dismutase, whose product MINLPNGFCPEGIARGTGTKIYVSSMADGCIWCADLRTGKGKLLVPPVSGTQATGLDVERGRIWAACGNMGGAAVYRESTGECLATYDFGGGFIDGVTATSKAVFFTDSEKARIYCVEFGRRGSLPKQSGVRTLPLPGGLGDPTACNTGIVAAWAGKLIVVQARTGRLYCFDPRAGMAAQISTGGVSVSNADGLLLKGRTLYVVRNRNNVIAKFRLNERLTRAMPVDVIRDRDLDEPSAVVSFGSSLYAVNARLSVPATPGTTYCVVRVRD is encoded by the coding sequence GTGATCAACCTGCCGAACGGGTTCTGCCCGGAGGGGATCGCCCGGGGAACCGGCACGAAGATCTACGTCAGCTCCATGGCCGACGGATGCATCTGGTGTGCCGACCTGCGCACCGGCAAGGGGAAGCTCCTCGTGCCGCCCGTGTCCGGCACCCAGGCAACGGGTCTGGACGTCGAACGGGGCCGGATCTGGGCGGCCTGCGGCAACATGGGCGGCGCGGCCGTCTACCGTGAGTCGACCGGCGAATGCCTGGCGACGTACGACTTCGGTGGCGGGTTCATCGACGGCGTGACCGCAACGAGCAAGGCCGTTTTCTTCACCGACTCGGAGAAGGCCAGGATCTACTGCGTCGAGTTCGGCCGCCGTGGCTCGCTGCCCAAACAGTCGGGAGTACGCACGCTGCCGTTGCCGGGTGGGCTCGGTGACCCCACCGCCTGTAACACCGGCATCGTCGCCGCCTGGGCGGGCAAGCTCATCGTCGTGCAGGCCAGGACCGGCCGGCTCTACTGCTTCGATCCCCGCGCGGGCATGGCCGCCCAGATCAGCACGGGCGGCGTATCGGTGTCCAATGCCGATGGTCTCCTGCTCAAGGGGCGCACGCTGTATGTGGTGCGCAACCGGAACAATGTGATCGCCAAGTTCCGCCTCAACGAGCGGCTGACGCGGGCCATGCCGGTCGACGTGATCCGTGACCGCGACCTCGATGAGCCGTCGGCTGTGGTTTCCTTCGGCTCGAGCCTGTACGCGGTCAACGCGCGGTTGTCCGTCCCGGCGACCCCCGGCACCACCTACTGCGTCGTGCGGGTGCGCGACTGA
- a CDS encoding septum formation family protein, whose amino-acid sequence MRRWLGVTASAALVAAAVSGCGTPAGTDGDLTDDWRPVAEARQFAPQAGECHVVAEPTAYLTSHQPVDCAKAHLVETFHIGTFTGDLAARPIPPRVGSAAMRSAFAECDAKAKEFVGGEWRDARLSVQVAPTSPAGWTGGSRWYRCDLFELYLVNGGNGDVDAPVNRAGSLRGALKAATPLRYGCAEEDEWSNLLAVPCTKVHRFEYVGVWTAPDVSYEDATKDEDAVHAKCRPVIARYAKVPVDGMLRYRTGSTYRFPSEEAWARGDRGVRCWYWSSGKKLTRSIAGGGAKVLPIN is encoded by the coding sequence ATGCGACGCTGGCTGGGCGTCACGGCTTCGGCCGCGCTGGTCGCGGCGGCGGTGAGCGGGTGCGGCACGCCGGCCGGCACCGACGGGGACCTGACCGACGACTGGCGGCCCGTGGCCGAGGCCCGCCAGTTCGCGCCGCAGGCCGGCGAGTGCCACGTCGTCGCCGAGCCGACCGCCTACCTCACCAGCCACCAGCCGGTCGACTGCGCGAAGGCGCACCTCGTCGAGACGTTCCATATCGGCACGTTCACCGGCGACCTGGCCGCCCGCCCGATCCCGCCCCGCGTCGGGTCGGCGGCGATGCGGTCCGCGTTCGCCGAGTGCGACGCCAAGGCCAAGGAGTTCGTCGGCGGCGAGTGGCGCGACGCCCGGCTGTCGGTGCAGGTGGCGCCCACGTCGCCCGCCGGCTGGACGGGAGGCAGCCGGTGGTACCGGTGCGACCTGTTCGAGCTCTACCTGGTGAACGGCGGTAACGGCGACGTCGACGCGCCCGTCAACCGGGCGGGCAGCCTGCGGGGCGCGCTGAAGGCGGCCACCCCGCTGCGGTACGGCTGCGCCGAGGAGGACGAGTGGTCGAACCTGCTGGCGGTGCCGTGCACGAAGGTCCACCGCTTCGAGTACGTGGGCGTCTGGACCGCGCCCGACGTGTCGTACGAGGACGCGACGAAGGACGAGGACGCCGTGCACGCGAAGTGCCGGCCGGTGATCGCCCGCTACGCGAAGGTGCCGGTCGACGGGATGCTCCGTTACCGCACGGGCAGCACGTACCGGTTCCCGTCCGAGGAGGCGTGGGCGCGCGGCGACCGGGGGGTGCGCTGCTGGTACTGGTCCAGCGGGAAGAAGCTGACCCGGTCGATCGCCGGCGGCGGGGCGAAGGTCCTCCCGATCAACTGA